Proteins found in one Scylla paramamosain isolate STU-SP2022 chromosome 44, ASM3559412v1, whole genome shotgun sequence genomic segment:
- the LOC135093952 gene encoding adipocyte plasma membrane-associated protein Hemomucin-like, whose protein sequence is MGGGGCSSQQLPLDRSVEVAGGSGALGGERWRCSVAPRARSRAAPQPAAAAAAAPPGQPAAPRPQPPQRTHSCQGRGEGAPPPAKLRPPPPDERERPMLTAASAALYDEVDEDGTPPLPHPTTTTTTTTSTTTITTNPSPPTTIPPTTLPPPVTTLTPTPKR, encoded by the exons ATGGGGGGCGGGGGCTGCAGTAGCCAGCAGCTCCCCCTGGACCGCAGCGTGGAGGTAGCGGGTGGCAGCGGTGCCCTTGGGGGGGAGCGGTGGCGCTGTTCCGTCGCGCCCCGCGCAAGGTCCCGCGCCGCGCCTCAGcctgcagcagcggcagcagcggcgcCTCCCGGCCAGCCAGCCGCCCCGCGTCCCCAGCCTCCACAGCGGACACACAGCTGTCAGGGGCGGGGGGAAGGGGCGCCGCCCCCCGCCAAGCTGCGCCCACCGCCGCCTGACGAAAGGGAGAGGCCCATGCTGACGGCGGCCTCGGCGGCGCTGTACGACGAGGTTGACGAGGACGG AACACCTCCGCTGcctcaccccaccaccaccaccaccaccaccacttccaccactaccatcaccaccaaccctTCCCCCCCAACCACCATCCCCCCCACCACTCTCCCCCCACCAGTAACCACCCTCACCCCAACCCCAAAACGGTAG